One Polynucleobacter sp. MG-5-Ahmo-C2 genomic window carries:
- the rnc gene encoding ribonuclease III: protein MNARAVIETGPLQERLGYVFKKPELLNQALTHRSHSKKNNERLEFLGDSILNCVVADLLYERYSDLDEGDLSRVRANLVKQQALYEIAQTLSLSDYLRLGEGELKSGGFRRPSILADTLEAVTGAIFLDGGFDAAKGCLRKLYSVILAQVDPKTLGKDDKTLLQECLQSYQLPLPAYNVTGTTGAAHNQQFEVECLIPSLKVAVKGDGASRRAAEQSAAKTALLAVLKALPQESRKPKKTRSAKKKAAKKEVAEEQLNLKLKG from the coding sequence ATGAACGCGCGCGCTGTTATCGAAACTGGACCCTTACAAGAGCGTCTTGGCTATGTCTTTAAGAAGCCTGAGCTCTTAAATCAAGCTTTAACTCACCGCAGTCATAGCAAGAAAAATAATGAGCGCTTAGAGTTCTTAGGTGACTCTATTCTCAATTGTGTGGTCGCTGATTTGCTTTATGAGCGTTATTCAGACTTGGATGAGGGCGATCTCTCACGTGTACGCGCGAATTTAGTGAAGCAACAGGCTTTGTATGAGATTGCACAAACTTTATCCCTATCCGACTATCTTCGTTTGGGTGAGGGTGAGCTGAAGAGCGGTGGATTTCGTCGTCCTTCAATTTTGGCAGATACTTTAGAGGCGGTTACTGGCGCAATCTTCTTGGATGGCGGCTTTGATGCTGCTAAAGGGTGCTTGCGTAAACTGTATTCTGTGATCCTGGCTCAGGTGGACCCTAAGACCTTGGGTAAGGATGACAAAACCCTTTTGCAAGAATGCTTACAAAGCTATCAATTACCGTTACCAGCCTACAACGTGACTGGCACTACTGGCGCTGCTCATAACCAACAATTTGAAGTGGAATGTTTAATTCCGAGCCTGAAGGTAGCAGTAAAAGGTGATGGAGCTTCACGCCGAGCCGCTGAACAGTCAGCCGCTAAGACTGCTTTGTTAGCAGTTCTCAAAGCATTGCCACAGGAGTCTCGAAAACCCAAGAAAACTCGGTCGGCTAAGAAAAAAGCAGCCAAAAAAGAAGTGGCCGAAGAGCAGTTAAATCTTAAGCTGAAGGGCTAA
- the era gene encoding GTPase Era — translation MGKSTLLNALVGQKISITSRKAQTTRHRILGIQNREEAQFIFIDTPGFQTRLMNTLNKALNRTVTTALQDVNVACFVVEAGYFGEDDKKVLKLLPEDLPVVLVLNKLDLFNSRFQTPSERDQALLNFMKEMSKPWSELGGHEDQKCEFSEIVPMSAKSPGDIERLLDVLEGYLPEAEAVYDGDTITDRSERFLAAEILREKVFRFTGEELPYTSTVVIDQFKMDGKMRRIAATILVDRDSHKAMIIGQKGERLKKISTDARIDMEKLFDGKVFLETWVKVKRGWADDRAELRAQGLE, via the coding sequence ATGGGCAAATCAACACTCCTAAATGCATTGGTTGGTCAAAAGATCAGCATTACCTCGCGCAAGGCTCAAACGACGCGTCATCGTATTTTGGGCATTCAAAATAGAGAAGAGGCGCAGTTTATCTTTATTGATACACCAGGCTTTCAGACGCGTCTGATGAATACCCTCAACAAGGCATTGAACCGCACCGTAACAACTGCTCTGCAAGATGTGAACGTTGCTTGTTTTGTAGTTGAGGCGGGTTACTTTGGCGAAGATGACAAGAAAGTTTTAAAGCTTCTGCCTGAGGATTTGCCGGTAGTGTTAGTTCTGAATAAGCTTGATCTTTTCAATAGTCGTTTTCAGACGCCTTCTGAACGCGATCAAGCTTTGTTGAACTTTATGAAAGAGATGTCTAAGCCTTGGTCTGAATTGGGTGGTCACGAAGATCAAAAGTGTGAGTTTTCAGAAATTGTGCCGATGAGTGCTAAAAGTCCCGGTGATATTGAGAGACTCTTAGACGTGTTGGAGGGATACCTTCCAGAGGCTGAAGCTGTATACGATGGCGACACCATTACTGATCGTAGCGAACGCTTCCTAGCTGCTGAAATTCTGCGTGAGAAAGTCTTCCGTTTTACGGGCGAAGAGTTGCCGTACACCTCTACAGTAGTGATCGATCAATTCAAGATGGATGGCAAGATGCGTCGCATTGCTGCTACCATTTTGGTCGATCGCGATAGTCATAAAGCTATGATCATTGGGCAAAAGGGCGAACGTTTGAAAAAGATCTCAACTGACGCACGCATCGATATGGAAAAACTTTTTGATGGCAAGGTTTTTTTGGAGACTTGGGTCAAAGTGAAACGTGGTTGGGCTGATGATCGCGCTGAATTACGGGCACAGGGCCTGGAATAA
- the recO gene encoding DNA repair protein RecO: protein MASIRVADEPAFVLHSIPYKETSLILDVFTRQYGRMALIAKGAKRPHSTLRPVLQRFQPLLVSWSGKSELRTLTKSEWVGGTPSLVGDALLCGFYLNELLVKFLAREDDYEKLYDRYTETINALSNLEFESKGLEEILRPFELSLLQETGYAAALDRCVETNDLPDAKTQYVYQPERGVRPVQGDDPGHWPVLTGKSLLAIAVGDFSDPETLSESKQLMRFLLGLHLQDQVLTTRQILIDLKKI from the coding sequence ATGGCCTCGATTCGCGTTGCTGACGAGCCTGCTTTTGTATTGCATAGCATTCCCTATAAAGAAACCAGCTTAATTCTTGATGTCTTTACAAGACAGTATGGCCGAATGGCTTTGATTGCCAAAGGGGCAAAGCGTCCTCACTCCACGCTGCGTCCTGTATTGCAACGCTTTCAACCGCTACTCGTATCTTGGAGCGGTAAGTCGGAGCTTCGAACCCTAACCAAGTCTGAGTGGGTGGGCGGTACGCCCTCATTGGTCGGTGATGCTCTGCTTTGCGGCTTCTATCTCAATGAGCTGCTCGTCAAGTTCTTGGCCCGTGAAGACGACTATGAAAAACTCTACGATCGCTATACAGAAACCATTAATGCTTTATCTAATCTCGAGTTTGAGTCTAAGGGTCTAGAAGAAATTCTGCGCCCATTTGAGTTGTCACTCTTGCAAGAGACTGGTTATGCAGCAGCCTTAGATCGCTGCGTAGAAACCAATGACTTACCAGATGCCAAGACCCAGTATGTCTATCAGCCGGAGCGCGGTGTTCGTCCAGTTCAAGGTGATGATCCTGGACATTGGCCGGTATTGACTGGCAAGTCCTTGCTGGCAATTGCAGTTGGGGATTTCTCTGATCCAGAAACTCTGTCTGAAAGTAAGCAGCTGATGCGTTTCTTGCTTGGCTTGCACCTACAGGATCAGGTATTGACTACTCGCCAGATTTTGATTGATTTAAAGAAAATCTAG
- the pdxJ gene encoding pyridoxine 5'-phosphate synthase, which translates to MTTQALELGINIDHVATLRNARGTVYPDPIQAAQLAEEAGADLITLHLREDRRHIKDADLLALRPLIKTRMNLECAVTPEMLSIACKVKPHDVCLVPEKREEVTTEGGLDVLGHFESVKAATKQLQDAGIRVSLFIDPEERQIQAAKDLGATVVELHTGRYADLSGVGQATELERIRKAAQFGKSIGLRVNAGHGLHEGNVVSIAAIAELSELNIGHAIVAEALFKGWQKAIKDMKVLMLQGRKK; encoded by the coding sequence ATGACAACCCAAGCCTTAGAACTCGGCATCAATATCGATCACGTAGCTACGCTACGCAATGCTCGAGGGACAGTTTATCCGGACCCTATTCAGGCAGCGCAACTGGCTGAAGAGGCTGGCGCAGATTTAATTACCCTGCATTTACGGGAAGATCGACGTCACATTAAGGATGCTGATTTGCTGGCATTGCGCCCACTCATCAAGACGCGTATGAACCTTGAATGTGCGGTGACCCCTGAAATGCTGAGCATTGCTTGTAAAGTAAAGCCACACGATGTGTGCTTAGTGCCTGAGAAGCGTGAAGAGGTGACGACTGAAGGCGGTTTAGATGTTCTTGGCCATTTCGAATCAGTGAAAGCAGCGACCAAGCAATTACAAGATGCAGGTATTCGGGTGTCATTGTTTATTGATCCAGAAGAAAGGCAAATCCAGGCCGCTAAAGATCTTGGTGCCACCGTAGTGGAATTGCATACTGGTCGTTATGCAGATTTATCAGGTGTAGGGCAAGCGACGGAATTGGAGCGTATTCGCAAAGCAGCACAGTTTGGTAAAAGCATTGGTTTGAGAGTTAATGCTGGCCATGGTCTCCATGAAGGCAATGTCGTATCGATAGCCGCCATTGCAGAGCTTTCCGAGCTCAATATTGGCCATGCGATTGTGGCTGAAGCATTATTTAAAGGTTGGCAAAAAGCGATCAAAGATATGAAGGTCTTGATGCTTCAAGGTAGAAAAAAGTAA
- the acpS gene encoding holo-ACP synthase, whose product MVIGIGTDILQIERLQAAYDRTNGRLAERILGPDEMLVFKHRLARNHKRGIAFLATRFAAKEAFSKAIGLGMRMPMTWRSLQTLNEPSGKPVTSYLGALAKFMEEKNWEAHVTVSDEQDMAIAHVIVTQK is encoded by the coding sequence ATGGTCATCGGCATCGGCACGGACATCCTTCAGATCGAGCGCTTACAAGCTGCTTACGATCGCACCAATGGTCGTTTGGCAGAGAGAATTTTGGGTCCTGATGAGATGTTGGTCTTCAAGCACCGCCTTGCTAGAAATCACAAGCGAGGGATTGCCTTCTTGGCGACTCGCTTTGCTGCTAAAGAAGCATTCTCCAAAGCCATTGGTTTAGGTATGCGAATGCCCATGACATGGCGCTCATTACAAACCTTAAATGAGCCTAGCGGAAAGCCGGTCACTTCGTATCTAGGTGCGCTAGCTAAATTTATGGAAGAAAAGAATTGGGAAGCTCATGTGACTGTGAGTGATGAGCAAGATATGGCGATTGCCCATGTCATTGTTACGCAGAAGTAA